In Desulfosoma caldarium, the following are encoded in one genomic region:
- the ahcY gene encoding adenosylhomocysteinase, with protein MEYHVKDEALAEKGQLRIEWAARSMPVLRSIRERFAKEKPLQGLRLSACLHVTTETATLAQTLKAGGAEVRLCASNPLSTQDDVAASLAVHDGIAVFAIKGEDKDTYYRHIHQALAHEPNITMDDGADLVSTLHSEKKELLRGILGGTEETTTGVIRLRSMAQQGVLQYPIIAVNDANTKHLFDNRYGTGQSTIDGIIRATNRLLAGSTFVVSGYGWCGRGVAMRAAGMGAKVVITEVDPLRALEAVMDGYQVMPMAEAARIGDFFCTLTGDIHVIRREHFEVMKDGAIVANSGHFNVELDLEALEAMAVAKRPVREFLLEYRLANGRCLYVVGEGRLVNLAAAEGHPSSVMDMSFANQALCVEHLVKHAKTLENKVYGVPEAIDREIARLKLESMGVAIDQLTDEQEKYLRSWEMGT; from the coding sequence ATGGAATATCATGTGAAAGATGAAGCTCTTGCGGAAAAAGGGCAGCTACGCATCGAATGGGCGGCACGATCCATGCCCGTCCTGCGCTCCATTCGGGAACGTTTTGCCAAAGAAAAACCGCTGCAAGGCCTGCGCCTGTCAGCCTGTCTGCACGTGACTACGGAAACCGCAACCCTGGCTCAAACCCTGAAAGCCGGCGGGGCCGAGGTGCGCTTGTGTGCATCCAATCCCTTAAGCACCCAAGACGACGTGGCGGCGTCCCTTGCGGTCCATGACGGTATTGCCGTCTTTGCCATCAAGGGGGAAGATAAAGACACCTATTACCGGCATATTCACCAAGCCTTGGCCCACGAACCGAACATCACCATGGACGACGGGGCCGACCTGGTGAGTACGCTTCATTCGGAAAAAAAGGAATTGTTGCGTGGCATTCTCGGAGGTACCGAAGAGACGACCACAGGGGTGATTCGCCTGCGCAGCATGGCTCAGCAAGGAGTTCTGCAGTATCCCATCATTGCGGTCAATGATGCCAACACCAAGCACTTGTTCGATAACCGCTACGGCACGGGGCAGAGCACCATTGACGGCATCATTCGGGCCACCAACCGGCTGCTGGCGGGATCCACTTTTGTGGTCAGCGGCTATGGATGGTGCGGCCGTGGCGTGGCCATGCGAGCGGCTGGCATGGGCGCCAAAGTGGTCATCACGGAAGTGGATCCTCTGCGGGCCCTGGAAGCCGTCATGGACGGCTACCAGGTCATGCCCATGGCCGAAGCGGCCCGCATTGGAGACTTTTTCTGTACACTGACCGGAGACATTCACGTCATTCGCCGAGAACACTTTGAGGTCATGAAGGACGGCGCCATTGTCGCCAATTCCGGCCATTTCAACGTGGAGTTGGATCTGGAGGCTCTGGAGGCCATGGCGGTGGCCAAGAGGCCGGTGCGAGAATTCCTGCTCGAATACCGACTTGCCAACGGCCGATGCCTCTACGTGGTGGGGGAAGGGCGGCTGGTGAATCTGGCAGCAGCGGAAGGGCATCCTTCCAGTGTCATGGACATGAGCTTTGCCAACCAGGCTTTGTGCGTGGAACATTTGGTCAAGCATGCCAAAACGCTGGAAAATAAGGTCTACGGCGTGCCCGAGGCCATTGACCGGGAAATTGCGCGCCTCAAACTGGAAAGCATGGGCGTGGCCATCGACCAGCTGACCGATGAACAGGAAAAATACCTGCGTTCGTGGGAAATGGGAACATGA
- the metK gene encoding methionine adenosyltransferase, whose protein sequence is MSMSRFLFTSESVTEGHPDKVADRISDSILDAIIAEDKAARVACETLVTTGLAFIAGEITTSASVDLPQIARECIRDIGYNDSSMGFDWETCAVISSIDKQSPDIAMGVNEGEGLFDEQGAGDQGLMFGYACNETPVLMPMPIYYAHRITRKLAEARKNGILDWLRPDGKSQVTIEYIDHKPVRIDTVVVAAQHSPNVTYKTIQEGIIEEVIKKVLPSELLDDKTRYFINSTGRFVIGGPMGDCGLTGRKIIVDTYGGQGSHGGGCFSGKDPSKVDRSASYMARYVAKNIVAAGLCDRVEVQVAYSIGVAEPVSLMVDSFGTSKVPPDEIAKIVREVFSFKPSNMIRHLKLLRPIYKKTSCYGHFGRNDPDFTWEKTDMVDVLVERAGRFGAS, encoded by the coding sequence ATGTCCATGAGTCGATTTCTTTTCACGTCGGAGTCGGTAACCGAAGGCCATCCTGACAAGGTGGCCGATCGTATTTCCGATTCCATTCTCGACGCCATTATTGCCGAAGACAAGGCAGCCCGCGTGGCGTGCGAGACTCTGGTGACCACTGGTTTGGCCTTCATCGCCGGGGAAATCACCACCTCCGCATCGGTTGACCTGCCTCAAATCGCCAGGGAATGCATTCGCGACATCGGGTATAATGATTCATCCATGGGTTTTGATTGGGAAACCTGTGCGGTCATTTCCTCCATTGACAAGCAGTCGCCCGACATCGCCATGGGCGTCAACGAAGGCGAAGGCCTTTTTGACGAACAGGGCGCAGGAGACCAGGGACTCATGTTTGGCTATGCCTGCAATGAAACCCCTGTGCTCATGCCCATGCCCATCTACTACGCCCATCGCATCACGCGAAAGCTGGCGGAAGCGCGCAAGAACGGCATCTTAGATTGGCTTCGCCCGGACGGCAAGAGCCAGGTGACCATCGAATATATCGACCATAAGCCCGTGCGCATCGACACCGTGGTCGTAGCAGCTCAACACTCGCCCAATGTGACCTACAAAACCATTCAGGAAGGGATCATCGAGGAAGTCATCAAAAAAGTCCTTCCTTCGGAGTTGCTCGATGACAAGACCCGCTATTTCATCAACAGCACGGGCCGATTTGTTATTGGAGGGCCCATGGGCGATTGCGGCTTGACGGGTCGAAAAATCATTGTGGACACCTACGGCGGCCAAGGCAGTCACGGCGGTGGGTGCTTTTCCGGAAAAGACCCCTCCAAGGTGGACCGCAGTGCCTCGTACATGGCTCGATACGTGGCCAAGAACATCGTGGCCGCCGGTTTGTGCGACCGCGTGGAAGTCCAGGTGGCCTACAGTATCGGGGTGGCGGAACCCGTGTCCTTGATGGTGGACAGTTTTGGCACGTCCAAGGTTCCCCCGGACGAAATTGCCAAGATTGTCCGGGAAGTCTTCAGCTTTAAACCCTCCAACATGATTCGCCATCTCAAGCTGCTTCGCCCCATCTACAAAAAGACTTCCTGCTACGGCCATTTTGGCCGAAACGATCCGGATTTCACTTGGGAAAAGACCGATATGGTGGATGTGCTTGTGGAACGGGCAGGGCGTTTCGGCGCTTCGTAA
- a CDS encoding DUF502 domain-containing protein: MKGLRHRIRGYFITGLLAVVPLSFTIYVISIILRNSDKIFNLLPEPYNPKRLIPFPIPGLGIVVVVLIIFIIGLLVKNYVGSRIMDFGERIVYQIPLVRPIYSAVKQLMVAIFTQTSEGFERVVLIQYPRQGIYALGFVTGVARGEVQKMTEQRVLNVFLPTTPNPTSGFYLLVPDTDVIPLKISVEDAFKLVISGGLVSSQEGMVRSGAARHSTPPGEAPAQIANHQREGEEPCP, encoded by the coding sequence TTGAAAGGATTGAGACATCGCATTCGAGGCTATTTCATTACGGGACTGCTTGCCGTGGTCCCACTTTCTTTTACCATTTACGTCATCAGCATCATTCTTCGAAACTCGGACAAAATTTTCAATCTGCTTCCCGAGCCTTACAATCCGAAGCGCTTGATTCCCTTTCCCATTCCAGGACTGGGTATCGTGGTGGTGGTGCTTATTATTTTCATCATTGGGTTGCTGGTCAAAAACTACGTGGGAAGCCGCATCATGGATTTTGGAGAACGCATCGTTTACCAAATTCCCCTGGTGCGCCCTATCTATTCGGCCGTCAAGCAATTGATGGTGGCCATTTTTACGCAGACAAGCGAAGGCTTTGAACGGGTGGTCCTGATTCAATACCCTCGACAGGGGATTTATGCTTTGGGATTCGTCACGGGGGTGGCGCGGGGCGAGGTGCAGAAAATGACAGAGCAGCGGGTTCTTAATGTTTTCTTGCCCACGACGCCTAACCCCACTTCGGGGTTTTACCTCCTGGTTCCAGACACGGACGTTATTCCGCTGAAGATTTCCGTGGAAGACGCCTTCAAGTTGGTTATTTCGGGAGGGCTCGTTAGCTCGCAGGAAGGAATGGTCAGGAGCGGTGCCGCGCGCCACTCGACCCCACCAGGCGAGGCGCCGGCACAAATTGCAAATCATCAACGGGAGGGAGAAGAACCATGTCCATGA
- the panD gene encoding aspartate 1-decarboxylase, with amino-acid sequence MRRTMMKSKLHRACVTDANLHYEGSLTIDAQLMELADILPYEQVRVYNVSTGARFETYAIEGPRGGGDICLNGAAARMGAPGDFIIIVTYAHYEEEEARRHTPRVVLLDERNKPKKPELVQSCRS; translated from the coding sequence ATGCGTCGCACCATGATGAAATCCAAGTTGCATCGCGCCTGCGTGACCGATGCCAACCTTCATTACGAAGGAAGCCTGACCATCGATGCGCAGCTTATGGAATTGGCCGACATTCTGCCCTATGAACAGGTGAGGGTCTACAACGTGAGCACGGGGGCGCGATTTGAGACCTACGCCATTGAGGGACCTCGAGGGGGCGGGGATATCTGTTTGAACGGAGCGGCGGCTCGCATGGGGGCGCCGGGAGATTTCATCATTATCGTCACCTATGCCCATTACGAAGAGGAAGAAGCCAGAAGGCACACGCCGCGCGTGGTCCTTTTGGATGAACGCAACAAACCCAAGAAGCCGGAGCTGGTGCAGAGTTGTCGCTCTTGA
- the panC gene encoding pantoate--beta-alanine ligase: MRVIDTVGEMQQQANLWRREGRVIGFVPTMGYLHEGHLALMRCAKEKSDRVVVSVFVNPTQFGPGEDFERYPRDLDRDLGLMASLGVDVVFAPSVENMYPQGFQTYVEVLEVTRPLCGAKRPGHFRGVTTVVAKLFHIVKPHVAVFGEKDYQQLLTIRRMVQDLAMDVEIVGHPIVREPDGLAMSSRNVYLSPDERKQARLLSQALAEASRLVEAGERDGSALVSAARKILAQGPSIRIDYAELRDAETLEKMGALDRPGVLALAAYVGQARLIDNAVLQP, from the coding sequence ATGCGCGTCATCGACACCGTTGGCGAGATGCAGCAGCAGGCGAACCTGTGGCGTCGTGAAGGACGGGTCATCGGGTTCGTGCCGACCATGGGCTACCTTCACGAAGGCCATCTGGCTCTAATGCGTTGCGCCAAGGAAAAAAGCGACCGGGTGGTGGTCAGTGTGTTTGTCAACCCCACTCAGTTCGGTCCGGGAGAAGATTTCGAACGCTATCCTCGAGATCTGGACCGAGATCTGGGCCTCATGGCATCGCTGGGTGTGGACGTGGTCTTTGCCCCCTCGGTCGAAAACATGTACCCCCAAGGGTTTCAAACCTACGTGGAGGTGCTGGAAGTTACGCGTCCCTTGTGCGGCGCCAAACGCCCCGGGCATTTCCGCGGAGTCACCACGGTGGTCGCCAAACTTTTTCACATTGTCAAGCCCCATGTGGCAGTCTTTGGCGAAAAGGACTACCAGCAGTTGCTGACCATTCGACGCATGGTTCAAGACTTGGCCATGGACGTGGAGATTGTCGGGCACCCCATCGTGAGGGAACCCGACGGGTTGGCTATGAGCAGCCGCAACGTGTATCTGTCGCCCGACGAGCGCAAGCAAGCACGCCTATTGTCCCAAGCCTTGGCGGAGGCCTCTCGGCTGGTTGAGGCTGGAGAGCGCGACGGATCAGCCCTGGTTTCGGCCGCTCGAAAGATTCTGGCGCAAGGGCCCAGCATTCGCATCGACTATGCCGAGTTGCGGGATGCCGAGACCCTGGAAAAGATGGGCGCGTTGGATCGCCCGGGTGTGCTGGCACTGGCCGCCTACGTGGGGCAAGCGCGCCTCATCGACAACGCCGTGCTTCAGCCTTAA
- a CDS encoding DUF202 domain-containing protein, translated as MKALVEGGAPEHKVDAFLINEIQLLLAEKRTSLAFLRTGIAVIALPLSLVSFLIATSEHYRVIQVWPLLTPLLLACLVLVIFGIHLIRSAVAKIRHADHLIQKLKEKNSVIAEFVQ; from the coding sequence ATGAAGGCGCTTGTCGAGGGCGGTGCTCCCGAGCACAAGGTGGATGCTTTTCTGATCAATGAGATTCAATTGCTCCTGGCGGAAAAGAGAACCTCCCTGGCCTTCCTGCGCACGGGCATTGCTGTGATTGCCCTGCCTTTAAGTCTTGTGAGTTTTCTGATTGCCACCTCCGAACACTATCGAGTCATTCAGGTCTGGCCGCTGCTGACCCCTTTGCTCCTGGCCTGTCTTGTTTTGGTGATCTTTGGGATTCACCTTATTCGTTCTGCTGTGGCGAAGATCCGCCATGCGGACCATCTCATCCAGAAGCTCAAAGAAAAAAACTCCGTCATCGCGGAATTCGTGCAGTGA
- the rsmA gene encoding 16S rRNA (adenine(1518)-N(6)/adenine(1519)-N(6))-dimethyltransferase RsmA yields the protein MNGFLSPHEYFRRHGGRPKKRLGQHFLTQPRTAEKIVAAAHLSPDDVVVEIGPGLGILTAHLLPLCPRLHLVELDTGLADYVEEALRHRGHGARVHRIDVLRFDWTRVAKESGRRLVLVGNLPYQITSPLMFQLLEHRRAIHHGVFMVQKEVGRRLAASPGSKDYGVLSVLLSLYGRVKALFAVAPGQFYPPPKVDSLVIRIDFPESEADLGGVDFFMLRRLVNAAFQKRRKTLANSLAGFHGLCAESLRAALRMVGIDPALRAEVLTPKDFAHLARFLAQGEA from the coding sequence ATGAACGGTTTTCTGTCGCCGCACGAATACTTTAGACGCCACGGAGGACGACCCAAAAAAAGGCTAGGCCAGCATTTCCTGACGCAGCCTCGAACGGCTGAAAAGATCGTTGCAGCGGCCCATCTTTCTCCGGACGATGTGGTGGTGGAAATTGGGCCTGGCCTGGGCATCCTCACCGCCCATCTCCTGCCTTTGTGCCCCAGGCTGCATCTGGTGGAATTGGACACTGGACTGGCCGACTACGTGGAGGAAGCGCTGCGCCATCGCGGTCATGGGGCTCGAGTCCACCGCATCGATGTCCTTCGTTTTGACTGGACGCGCGTGGCGAAAGAATCCGGCCGTCGACTGGTGTTGGTGGGCAATCTGCCGTATCAGATCACATCGCCCCTCATGTTTCAGCTTTTGGAGCATCGCCGAGCCATTCATCACGGGGTTTTCATGGTGCAAAAGGAGGTGGGCCGGCGTTTGGCCGCTTCTCCGGGGTCCAAGGACTACGGTGTTCTGTCGGTGCTGCTGAGCCTTTATGGGCGCGTGAAGGCGCTGTTTGCTGTCGCACCCGGTCAGTTTTATCCGCCGCCAAAGGTGGATTCTTTGGTGATTCGCATCGATTTTCCAGAGTCCGAAGCAGATCTCGGCGGCGTCGACTTTTTCATGCTTCGACGCCTGGTCAACGCAGCGTTTCAAAAGAGGCGAAAGACCCTGGCCAACAGCCTTGCCGGGTTTCATGGGCTGTGTGCGGAAAGTCTGCGCGCGGCCCTGCGCATGGTGGGCATCGATCCGGCCTTGAGAGCGGAGGTTTTGACACCGAAAGATTTTGCTCATCTCGCCCGTTTTTTGGCCCAGGGGGAAGCCTGA
- the tsaD gene encoding tRNA (adenosine(37)-N6)-threonylcarbamoyltransferase complex transferase subunit TsaD has product MLILGVETSCDETAAALVRDGRHIVSDVVASQIAVHSPYGGVVPELASRKHVENILPVINEALRAGGVALRHVDALAVTQGPGLIGALLVGLSAAKGLAYAMKKPLIAVNHLEGHMEAAFVNAQRPDEPLVCLVVSGGHTALYYVGADGTARCVGSTRDDAAGEAYDKVAKLLGLGYPGGVVIDRLAQNGNPSAFSFPKAHLEKGSLDFSFSGIKTAVAYFVKKHGLPSEGFTTPYRLEDLAASFQEAVVGVLVEKTMAAVERFQVRHVAVAGGVAANSRLRATLQEEAAYRRVNLYIPSIRYCTDNAVMIAMAGYRVWQRRGFARDPLQLDAVSRWLNGA; this is encoded by the coding sequence ATGCTCATTCTTGGTGTGGAGACTTCCTGTGATGAGACGGCGGCGGCCTTGGTTCGAGACGGCCGACACATCGTCTCGGACGTGGTAGCGAGCCAAATTGCGGTGCACAGCCCCTATGGCGGGGTGGTGCCCGAGCTGGCGTCTCGAAAGCATGTGGAAAATATTTTACCGGTGATCAACGAAGCCTTGCGTGCAGGGGGCGTTGCCCTGCGGCATGTGGACGCTCTGGCGGTGACGCAAGGCCCGGGGCTCATCGGAGCCCTCCTGGTGGGGTTGAGCGCCGCCAAGGGGTTGGCCTATGCCATGAAAAAACCGCTCATTGCCGTGAATCACTTAGAAGGGCACATGGAAGCCGCGTTCGTGAATGCCCAACGGCCAGACGAGCCTTTAGTGTGTCTGGTGGTTTCCGGAGGGCACACAGCGCTGTATTACGTTGGGGCGGACGGCACGGCCCGTTGCGTGGGAAGTACTCGCGACGATGCGGCGGGGGAAGCCTACGATAAGGTCGCCAAATTGTTGGGGTTGGGATATCCAGGTGGGGTGGTCATCGATCGGCTGGCGCAAAACGGAAATCCCTCGGCGTTTTCCTTTCCCAAGGCTCATCTCGAAAAGGGCTCCCTGGATTTTAGCTTCAGCGGCATCAAGACGGCGGTGGCCTATTTCGTCAAGAAACACGGGTTGCCTTCAGAAGGCTTTACAACGCCGTACCGGCTGGAAGACCTGGCGGCCAGTTTTCAGGAAGCCGTGGTCGGTGTGCTCGTAGAAAAAACCATGGCCGCCGTGGAACGTTTTCAGGTGCGCCATGTTGCCGTGGCGGGCGGTGTGGCCGCCAACAGCCGGCTACGGGCCACGCTTCAAGAGGAAGCGGCGTACCGAAGAGTGAACCTTTACATTCCCTCCATACGGTATTGTACCGACAATGCGGTCATGATTGCCATGGCCGGCTATCGCGTGTGGCAGCGTCGAGGGTTTGCGCGAGATCCGCTGCAGCTGGACGCTGTTTCGCGGTGGCTAAACGGGGCTTAG
- the fbp gene encoding class 1 fructose-bisphosphatase: MQGKKVGVTVTEHLLRQQRLTPQATGAFTLLFNELVVAAKLINRELNKAGLNDIYGFTGDINVYGEQVQKLDDYAHRVLVRRLSQSEQLCAMASEEDADIIEIPSTVPHGPYILLMDPLDGSSNIDVNVSVGTIFSIRRRLHEGGPVTLEEVLRKGTEQVAAGYFIYGSSTMLVYTTGQGVHGFTLHPALGEFFLSHENIRMPKRGKIFSINEGNYNYWDEGVRRYVDYLKTPDVSKGRPYTSRYIGSLVSDFHRNLLKGGIFMYPADRKDPKKPSGKLRLMFEAAPMAMVAEQAGGAATDGVRRILDIEPQTLHDRVPLFVGSQEDVDEAGRFLRGEAP; the protein is encoded by the coding sequence ATGCAAGGGAAAAAAGTGGGCGTTACAGTGACCGAGCATCTTCTTCGCCAGCAGCGCTTGACGCCTCAAGCGACAGGCGCCTTTACCCTCCTTTTTAACGAGTTGGTGGTGGCCGCAAAGCTCATCAATCGGGAACTGAACAAGGCGGGGTTAAACGACATTTACGGGTTTACGGGAGACATCAACGTCTACGGTGAACAGGTGCAAAAGCTAGACGATTACGCCCACCGTGTGCTGGTTCGCCGATTGAGCCAGTCTGAGCAGTTATGTGCCATGGCCTCGGAAGAGGACGCGGATATTATCGAGATTCCCTCCACTGTTCCCCACGGCCCCTATATTTTGCTAATGGATCCCCTGGATGGATCTTCCAACATCGATGTGAACGTGAGTGTGGGCACGATTTTCTCCATTCGGCGTCGCCTTCACGAGGGCGGTCCGGTGACCTTGGAAGAGGTGCTACGCAAGGGCACGGAACAGGTGGCGGCCGGGTATTTCATTTACGGGTCTAGCACCATGCTTGTTTACACCACAGGACAGGGCGTCCACGGCTTTACGCTCCATCCAGCGTTGGGAGAATTTTTCCTCAGCCACGAGAACATACGCATGCCCAAACGAGGAAAAATTTTCAGTATCAACGAAGGCAACTATAACTACTGGGACGAAGGTGTGCGCCGCTACGTGGATTATCTGAAGACCCCCGACGTGTCCAAGGGCCGTCCTTACACGTCGCGTTACATTGGATCACTAGTTAGCGACTTCCATCGGAATCTTTTGAAGGGTGGCATCTTCATGTATCCCGCCGACCGCAAGGATCCCAAAAAGCCTTCGGGAAAGCTGCGGCTTATGTTTGAGGCGGCGCCCATGGCCATGGTGGCCGAACAGGCGGGAGGTGCCGCCACGGACGGCGTGCGGCGCATTTTGGACATCGAGCCGCAAACCTTGCACGATCGCGTGCCCTTATTCGTGGGCAGTCAAGAAGATGTGGACGAAGCGGGCCGGTTCCTACGCGGTGAGGCACCCTAG
- the moaA gene encoding GTP 3',8-cyclase MoaA, whose protein sequence is MPQELVDGYARRVDYLRLSVTDRCNLRCTYCLPSEGFHFLPHEDILRYEELLRLVAIASRLGISKVRVTGGEPLVRKGILEFLGRLCAFSQIRDVSLTTNGVLLESLVEGLWAAGVRRLNVSLDTLQPAKYEAITGVDAFWKVWRGLSAVLDRGFTPVKINVVAIRGVNDDEIEALAELTRSYPFHVRFIELMPFRLEAYEERYLSADVILQRLRAMGALLPARSENGNGPARYYQFPNAPGKIGLISPMSHHFCPSCNRLRITAEGSLRTCLFSDRDVDLRGPLRCGCSDEEIAALILEAVQKKPQRHHANDAPVAHRKCHSRPMTAIGG, encoded by the coding sequence ATGCCTCAAGAACTCGTGGATGGGTACGCACGACGCGTGGATTATTTGAGGCTTTCTGTCACGGATCGGTGCAACCTTCGGTGCACCTATTGCCTGCCTTCGGAAGGTTTTCACTTTCTTCCACACGAAGACATTTTGCGCTATGAGGAATTGCTGCGGCTGGTGGCGATCGCTTCGCGTCTTGGCATCTCCAAGGTGCGCGTCACCGGTGGAGAACCTCTCGTGCGCAAGGGCATTTTGGAGTTTTTGGGGCGCCTTTGCGCCTTTTCCCAAATTCGGGATGTGAGCCTCACCACCAACGGGGTGCTTTTGGAATCGCTGGTGGAGGGGCTCTGGGCTGCCGGCGTGCGGCGCCTCAATGTGAGTTTAGATACGCTGCAGCCGGCAAAATATGAGGCCATCACCGGGGTCGATGCCTTTTGGAAGGTGTGGCGGGGATTGAGCGCCGTGCTGGATCGTGGATTTACTCCCGTAAAGATCAACGTGGTCGCCATTCGAGGTGTCAACGACGATGAAATTGAGGCGCTGGCCGAACTGACCCGGTCTTATCCGTTTCATGTGCGTTTCATCGAGCTCATGCCTTTTCGGCTGGAAGCTTACGAAGAACGCTATCTTTCGGCCGACGTGATCCTGCAGCGCCTTCGCGCCATGGGAGCCCTTCTTCCGGCCCGTTCGGAAAACGGCAATGGACCCGCGCGGTATTATCAATTTCCCAACGCTCCGGGAAAGATCGGCTTGATCAGTCCCATGAGCCATCATTTCTGCCCGTCGTGCAATCGGCTGCGCATTACGGCCGAAGGGAGCCTGCGAACCTGCCTTTTTTCCGACCGTGACGTGGACCTTCGAGGTCCACTGCGCTGCGGGTGCAGCGATGAAGAAATCGCTGCGTTGATTCTCGAGGCCGTCCAAAAGAAACCGCAACGGCACCACGCCAACGACGCCCCCGTGGCGCACCGCAAGTGCCATTCGCGCCCCATGACTGCCATCGGCGGCTAG
- a CDS encoding ROK family protein, whose protein sequence is MGKAYCIGVDIGGTFIKMGLFDEKGEKYALERLPSQALGPPESLLENLVQACRNLMEARRADEGRVLAVGLGVAGKLDIPEGRVVFSPNLPNMAGFPLAPRLKDALGIPVFMENDANVFGLGELWAGQGRHAANWIGVTLGTGVGGCLVAGGSLWLGDGLGFVGEIGHVIVDPHGPPCACGQTGCLEAHASGSALTRGMTQAFQEGSPMPSWLREAIASQSLTPEHVDKAARAGHPHALDLFRRMGWALGLALGNLFTFLGIQTAIVGGGVSEAWDLFFPHLMETLKTTPRMLHPTKIRIYRTHLGSLAPLYGAARLAWQGLQGRLGNSS, encoded by the coding sequence ATGGGGAAAGCATACTGCATCGGGGTCGATATCGGCGGAACCTTCATCAAAATGGGCCTCTTTGATGAGAAGGGAGAAAAATACGCCCTTGAACGTCTGCCCTCCCAAGCCCTCGGTCCTCCGGAAAGTCTGTTGGAAAACCTCGTTCAAGCATGCCGAAACCTCATGGAGGCGCGGCGGGCAGACGAAGGCCGAGTTCTGGCCGTAGGGCTCGGCGTTGCCGGAAAGCTTGACATCCCAGAGGGGCGCGTCGTCTTTTCACCGAATCTTCCCAACATGGCGGGATTTCCCCTGGCGCCTCGCCTGAAAGATGCCTTGGGCATTCCCGTCTTTATGGAAAACGATGCCAATGTGTTCGGCCTTGGCGAACTTTGGGCCGGACAAGGCCGACACGCGGCCAACTGGATCGGCGTGACGCTGGGCACGGGAGTCGGAGGCTGCCTCGTGGCCGGCGGTTCCCTGTGGCTCGGCGATGGCTTAGGTTTTGTGGGAGAAATCGGCCACGTCATCGTGGACCCTCACGGGCCGCCCTGCGCCTGTGGGCAAACGGGGTGTCTGGAAGCTCACGCCTCGGGATCCGCTTTGACCCGGGGCATGACGCAGGCCTTTCAGGAAGGAAGCCCGATGCCTTCGTGGCTCCGCGAAGCCATCGCCTCGCAATCTCTCACACCGGAACACGTGGACAAGGCCGCTCGGGCAGGACACCCGCACGCCCTCGATCTGTTTCGGCGCATGGGCTGGGCTTTGGGTCTGGCGCTGGGAAACCTTTTTACCTTTCTCGGTATTCAGACGGCCATTGTGGGGGGAGGGGTGAGCGAGGCCTGGGATCTGTTTTTCCCGCACCTCATGGAGACCCTCAAAACCACGCCGCGCATGCTCCACCCCACGAAAATCAGAATTTATCGGACCCACCTCGGTTCCCTGGCGCCTCTTTACGGAGCGGCCCGCTTGGCCTGGCAAGGTCTGCAGGGGAGATTGGGCAATTCCTCCTGA